From Methanococcus maripaludis, the proteins below share one genomic window:
- a CDS encoding UPF0104 family protein, with protein MDRKQHRLLRNIVVYGLGISIISFIIYKIGIFEVCAVLASANVGIYLFAVFIYLVTLYVLSMRWNYLLKLNGYSAGSKNLLLLITMGQFINNVTPSMKGGSEPFRAYYLSKLEQIPYHVSFSAVIIERILDSVIFLIFSFFVIIYFALKGVVYTEAFAIAWFLVMALTISIVYIAMHKKWAFKITLQIAKIVTKFSSKTLNEQKIKDTINKFQKTMIFFKGNRRGMITALLISSAWWLLDIFRIYVLFIAISTNVAFISVASTYLVALLVGILPTLPGGLGTSDTAMIAMYSFFNIPYSNAAAGTLLDRSISYIGVTIIGSIAFKIIKKKSKENSYEVES; from the coding sequence ATGGACAGAAAACAGCACCGGCTTTTAAGAAACATTGTTGTATATGGACTTGGTATCTCCATAATTTCATTTATAATTTACAAAATAGGCATTTTTGAAGTCTGTGCAGTTTTAGCATCGGCAAATGTTGGAATCTACTTATTCGCTGTTTTTATTTATTTAGTAACTCTTTATGTTCTTTCAATGCGGTGGAACTACCTTTTAAAATTAAATGGGTACAGTGCAGGCTCTAAAAACCTTCTTCTTCTAATTACGATGGGCCAATTCATAAACAACGTAACTCCTTCGATGAAAGGGGGTAGTGAGCCATTTAGGGCATATTATTTATCAAAATTAGAGCAGATACCATATCACGTTTCATTTTCTGCAGTAATAATTGAAAGGATACTTGATAGTGTTATATTTTTAATTTTCAGCTTTTTTGTAATAATATATTTTGCTTTAAAAGGCGTAGTTTACACAGAAGCATTCGCTATTGCATGGTTTTTGGTAATGGCCTTAACAATTTCTATAGTGTATATTGCAATGCACAAAAAATGGGCTTTTAAGATAACACTCCAGATTGCAAAGATTGTTACTAAATTTTCCTCTAAAACATTAAATGAGCAGAAAATAAAAGATACAATAAACAAGTTCCAAAAAACAATGATATTTTTCAAGGGAAATAGAAGGGGAATGATTACAGCACTTTTAATTTCATCAGCATGGTGGCTATTAGATATATTTAGAATTTATGTATTGTTTATTGCTATAAGCACAAATGTAGCATTCATATCCGTTGCATCGACGTACCTTGTAGCACTTCTTGTTGGAATTTTACCAACACTTCCTGGAGGTCTTGGAACGAGTGATACTGCAATGATTGCAATGTATTCATTCTTTAACATACCTTATTCAAATGCGGCAGCAGGAACCCTTCTTGATAGGTCAATATCCTATATCGGGGTTACAATTATTGGATCGATAGCCT